In the genome of Pan troglodytes isolate AG18354 chromosome 15, NHGRI_mPanTro3-v2.0_pri, whole genome shotgun sequence, one region contains:
- the KLHL33 gene encoding kelch-like protein 33 isoform X1 — translation MSVSDTPHYPPELESVSHPVQKDCLGLPVHAQRTPSWPPSPDEDPRLPSFPLEEPGSRPLVPRNLPFPALSLEEEEEEEEDEDAAEPEWLRSEEHPSQFFAEAQRLREQRLLLDEEVLVAGRVYGVHRVILAAVSSLFRDRLLGGGGPRPPFSLEVSPGGWEAVLTFAYEGVLGPASQGDVLAAAEALGAPRVKAAAQQTCERAGNAGEDVKKPSQAEELRENLRGIELLYREGVGCDLKLEAGGCQLSVHRAALACGSEFFGAMLLSGMRESQGTEVSLRTISTQDLRLLVSFAYSGVVRARWPGLLRAAQAALQYQSSSCLDLCQKGLARGLSPARCLALFPMAEAPGLERLWSKARHYLLTHLPAVALCPAFPSLPAACLAELLDSDELHVQEEFEAFVAARCWLAANPETQESEAKALLRCVRFGRMSTRELRRVRAAGLLPPLTPDLLHQLMVEADVPGQERRREPDRALVVIGGDGLRPDMALRQPSRAVWWARAFRCGVGLVRTVEWGQLPALPAPGRFRHGAASLAGSELYVCGGQDFYSHSNTLASTLRWEPSQEDWEEMAPLSQARSLFSLVALDGKLYALGGRHNDVALDSVETYNPELNVWRPAPALPAPCFAHAAAILEGQLYVSGGCGGTGQYLASLMHYDPKLEKPGTFLSPMGVPRAGHVMAALGGRLYVAGGLGETGDLLSFEAYELRTDSWTHLAPLPSPHVGAASAVLQGELLVLGGYSHRTYALSHLIHAYCPGLGRWLCLGTLPRPRAEMPACILTLPTVQHIALVPTPHQTKPAG, via the exons ATGAGCGTCTCGGACACCCCACATTATCCCCCTGAGCTGGAGAGTGTCTCTCATCCCGTCCAGAAGGACTGCCTTGGACTCCCTGTGCACGCCCAGAGAACCCCTTCCTGGCCTCCCTCCCCCGACGAGGATCCCAGATTGCCTTCCTTTCCTCTGGAGGAGCCTGGTTCCAGGCCCCTGGTCCCAAGGAACCTTCCCTTTCCAGCCTTGTCcctagaggaagaagaggaagaggaagaagatgaagatgCGGCAGAGCCCGAGTGGCTGCGCAGCGAGGAGCATCCGAGCCAGTTTTTCGCCGAGGCCCAGCGGCTGCGGGAGCAGAGACTGTTGCTGGACGAAGAGGTGTTAGTCGCGGGGCGGGTATACGGGGTGCATCGGGTGATCCTGGCCGCAGTCAGCAGCCTCTTCCGAGACAGGCTGCTGGGCGGCGGAGGTCCGCGGCCCCCCTTCAGCCTCGAGGTGTCCCCAGGGGGCTGGGAGGCCGTGCTGACCTTTGCCTATGAGGGGGTGCTGGGCCCCGCCTCGCAGGGGGATGTGCTGGCCGCAGCCGAGGCGCTGGGAGCGCCCCGGGTGAAGGCTGCTGCCCAGCAGACATGCGAGAGGGCTGGAAATGCCGGGGAAGATGTAAAGAAGCCCAGCCAGGCAGAGGAGCTGAGGGAGAACCTGCGCGGAATCGAGCTCCTCTACCGAGAGGGCGTCGGGTGTGACTTGAAGCTGGAGGCAGGCGGCTGCCAGCTGTCGG TGCACCGAGCAGCCCTGGCCTGTGGCAGTGAGTTCTTTGGGGCCATGCTCCTGAGCGGGATGAGGGAATCCCAGGGCACAGAGGTATCTCTGCGGACGATCTCCACCCAGGACCTGCGACTCCTCGTCTCTTTTGCTTACTCCGGAGTTGTGCGGGCAAGGTGGCCAGGGCTACTGAGagctgcccaggctgctctgcagTATCAGAGCTCTTCCTGCTTGGATTTGTGTCAGAAAGGCTTGGCACGGGGCCTCAGCCCTGCCCGTTGCCTGGCCCTGTTCCCCATGGCGGAAGCCCCCGGGTTGGAGAGGCTCTGGAGCAAAGCCCGTCACTACCTCCTCACCCACCTGCCTGCTGTAGCCTTGTGTCCTGCTTTCCCTTCTTTACCAGCTGCCTGCTTGGCTGAGCTCCTGGATAGTGATGAGCTCCATGTGCAGGAGGAGTTTGAGGCCTTTGTGGCTGCACGGTGTTGGCTGGCTGCCAACCCCGAGACCCAGGAGTCAGAAGCCAAGGCCCTGCTGCGATGTGTCCGCTTTGGCCGCATGTCCACCAGGGAGTTGCGGAGGGTGCGGGCAGCTGGGCTACTTCCACCCCTGACCCCAGATCTGTTGCACCAGCTGATGGTAGAGGCTGATGTTCCAGGCCAAGAGAGACGGAGGGAGCCTGACCGGGCACTGGTAGTGATTGGCGGGGATGGGCTCAGACCAGACATGGCCCTAAGACAACCATCCCGAGCAGTGTGGTGGGCCCGGGCCTTCCGCTGTGGCGTGGGACTGGTACGAACTGTTGAGTGGGGGcagctgcctgccctgcctgccccCGGACGCTTCCGGCATGGGGCTGCAAGCCTGGCAGGAAGTGAACTCTATGTGTGTGGGGGACAAGATTTCTACAGTCACTCCAACACCCTGGCTTCAACTCTCAG GTGGGAGCCCAGTCAAGAGGACTGGGAGGAGATGGCTCCTTTGTCCCAGGCTCGAAGCCTTTTCTCCTTGGTGGCACTGGATGGAAAACTTTATGCCCTGGGTGGAAGACACAATGATGTTGCCCTGGACTCTGTGGAGACCTACAACCCTGAGCTCAATGTCTGGAG GCCAGCACCTGCACTTCCAGCACCATGTTTTGCCCACGCAGCTGCGATTTTGGAGGGCCAATTGTACGTGAGCGGTGGCTGTGGTGGGACTGGCCAATACCTGGCCTCATTGATGCACTATGACCCCAAACTTGAGAAGccagggacatttctgagccctaTGGGGGTACCTCGGGCTGGCCATGTCATGGCTGCATTGGGTGGGAGGTTGTATGTGGCAGGTGGGCTGGGTGAGACTGGGGACCTGTtaagctttgaggcctatgaacTAAGGACTGATAGCTGGACTCACCTGGCACCCCTACCCTCCCCCCATGTGGGGGCTGCAAGTGCTGTGCTGCAGGGGGAGCTACTGGTGCTGGGGGGCTACAGTCACCGTACTTATGCCCTCTCTCACCTTATCCATGCCTACTGTCCTGGCCTGGGCCGATGGCTCTGCCTGGGAACTCTGCCAAGGCCTCGGGCTGAGATGCCTGCCTGCATCCTGACACTGCCCACTGTGCAGCACATAGCTTTGGTTCCCACCCCACACCAAACCAAACCTGCTGGGTGA
- the KLHL33 gene encoding kelch-like protein 33 isoform X2, with protein MLLSGMRESQGTEVSLRTISTQDLRLLVSFAYSGVVRARWPGLLRAAQAALQYQSSSCLDLCQKGLARGLSPARCLALFPMAEAPGLERLWSKARHYLLTHLPAVALCPAFPSLPAACLAELLDSDELHVQEEFEAFVAARCWLAANPETQESEAKALLRCVRFGRMSTRELRRVRAAGLLPPLTPDLLHQLMVEADVPGQERRREPDRALVVIGGDGLRPDMALRQPSRAVWWARAFRCGVGLVRTVEWGQLPALPAPGRFRHGAASLAGSELYVCGGQDFYSHSNTLASTLRWEPSQEDWEEMAPLSQARSLFSLVALDGKLYALGGRHNDVALDSVETYNPELNVWRPAPALPAPCFAHAAAILEGQLYVSGGCGGTGQYLASLMHYDPKLEKPGTFLSPMGVPRAGHVMAALGGRLYVAGGLGETGDLLSFEAYELRTDSWTHLAPLPSPHVGAASAVLQGELLVLGGYSHRTYALSHLIHAYCPGLGRWLCLGTLPRPRAEMPACILTLPTVQHIALVPTPHQTKPAG; from the exons ATGCTCCTGAGCGGGATGAGGGAATCCCAGGGCACAGAGGTATCTCTGCGGACGATCTCCACCCAGGACCTGCGACTCCTCGTCTCTTTTGCTTACTCCGGAGTTGTGCGGGCAAGGTGGCCAGGGCTACTGAGagctgcccaggctgctctgcagTATCAGAGCTCTTCCTGCTTGGATTTGTGTCAGAAAGGCTTGGCACGGGGCCTCAGCCCTGCCCGTTGCCTGGCCCTGTTCCCCATGGCGGAAGCCCCCGGGTTGGAGAGGCTCTGGAGCAAAGCCCGTCACTACCTCCTCACCCACCTGCCTGCTGTAGCCTTGTGTCCTGCTTTCCCTTCTTTACCAGCTGCCTGCTTGGCTGAGCTCCTGGATAGTGATGAGCTCCATGTGCAGGAGGAGTTTGAGGCCTTTGTGGCTGCACGGTGTTGGCTGGCTGCCAACCCCGAGACCCAGGAGTCAGAAGCCAAGGCCCTGCTGCGATGTGTCCGCTTTGGCCGCATGTCCACCAGGGAGTTGCGGAGGGTGCGGGCAGCTGGGCTACTTCCACCCCTGACCCCAGATCTGTTGCACCAGCTGATGGTAGAGGCTGATGTTCCAGGCCAAGAGAGACGGAGGGAGCCTGACCGGGCACTGGTAGTGATTGGCGGGGATGGGCTCAGACCAGACATGGCCCTAAGACAACCATCCCGAGCAGTGTGGTGGGCCCGGGCCTTCCGCTGTGGCGTGGGACTGGTACGAACTGTTGAGTGGGGGcagctgcctgccctgcctgccccCGGACGCTTCCGGCATGGGGCTGCAAGCCTGGCAGGAAGTGAACTCTATGTGTGTGGGGGACAAGATTTCTACAGTCACTCCAACACCCTGGCTTCAACTCTCAG GTGGGAGCCCAGTCAAGAGGACTGGGAGGAGATGGCTCCTTTGTCCCAGGCTCGAAGCCTTTTCTCCTTGGTGGCACTGGATGGAAAACTTTATGCCCTGGGTGGAAGACACAATGATGTTGCCCTGGACTCTGTGGAGACCTACAACCCTGAGCTCAATGTCTGGAG GCCAGCACCTGCACTTCCAGCACCATGTTTTGCCCACGCAGCTGCGATTTTGGAGGGCCAATTGTACGTGAGCGGTGGCTGTGGTGGGACTGGCCAATACCTGGCCTCATTGATGCACTATGACCCCAAACTTGAGAAGccagggacatttctgagccctaTGGGGGTACCTCGGGCTGGCCATGTCATGGCTGCATTGGGTGGGAGGTTGTATGTGGCAGGTGGGCTGGGTGAGACTGGGGACCTGTtaagctttgaggcctatgaacTAAGGACTGATAGCTGGACTCACCTGGCACCCCTACCCTCCCCCCATGTGGGGGCTGCAAGTGCTGTGCTGCAGGGGGAGCTACTGGTGCTGGGGGGCTACAGTCACCGTACTTATGCCCTCTCTCACCTTATCCATGCCTACTGTCCTGGCCTGGGCCGATGGCTCTGCCTGGGAACTCTGCCAAGGCCTCGGGCTGAGATGCCTGCCTGCATCCTGACACTGCCCACTGTGCAGCACATAGCTTTGGTTCCCACCCCACACCAAACCAAACCTGCTGGGTGA